Proteins encoded within one genomic window of Aspergillus nidulans FGSC A4 chromosome VII:
- a CDS encoding Myb-like DNA-binding domain protein (transcript_id=CADANIAT00008140) — protein MGSPLKRKRLYLWSGADDEYETSDIDLQEARTQNDLRLKSIFEGIFEKYGRDFTDVGDEIDLQTGKITVNNGHIDALEVEGNGYGDWLSDARPQAPRHVLAERTDYEGKPARLALDADAWGAEDTALEGDHDLQHPGRRTVHLLSHMRPGSRRGLGETTETDSDQGAAGDGEDRATSEAEDDRSSVDSLLGTALSIPAQKVGKTTKGETGTEKAIPPHDGSHQYQAAHTERLDETVDPIWRVPEISAKFTTPTLPSRPRPNPKPVINNAVRSQSPPGASSVWALSGTRKRDTDVVKKIKQKGSPKRRVKHHSSPDAVWDWSFADAPDGSESDDPLQEDYVPSPTPKDSVYIREKRKGPFSAGAAQKTCSFCKRIFSRKAYDMHLKDVLANPADNEHDSVELKRQLATVTGDGTTESAPGATNRSPAPAGLIVRITNTPREPDSEAGQRTNHESTPTGSKRARTVLGPQEARLIIQMRHIQGMKWKEISDHFPQKKPANIQAWHHVHWKQRKANPPRLSGPWSKAELEKLEILKDQPELTWPGIRAEFPGRLLAEIEFKLLQLWAGDNVSQPLRSASPAD, from the coding sequence ATGGGGTCGCCGCTGAAAAGAAAGCGTCTGTATCTTTGGTCAGGAGCCGACGACGAATACGAGACGAGCGATATCGATTTGCAAGAAGCACGTACCCAGAACGACTTGCGTCTGAAGTCCATCTTTGAGGGGATTTTCGAAAAGTACGGTCGGGATTTTACAGACGTCGGCGACGAGATCGACCTTCAGACAGGGAAGATCACGGTAAACAACGGGCACATCGATGCACTCGAGGTGGAAGGCAACGGTTATGGGGACTGGCTGTCGGATGCAAGGCCGCAGGCTCCGAGACATGTACTAGCAGAAAGGACGGATTATGAGGGCAAGCCGGCGcgccttgcccttgacgccGATGCGTGGGGTGCAGAAGATACTGCCCTGGAAGGCGACCACGACCTGCAACATCCCGGCCGGAGGACGGTCCATCTACTATCACACATGCGGCCAGGCTCTAGGAGGGGATTGGGCGAAACTACGGAAACAGATTCAGATCAGGGTGCGGCGGGTGACGGAGAGGATCGTGCTACGTCGGAGGCTGAAGACGACAGGTCGAGTGTGGATTCTTTGTTAGGTACCGCACTATCAATCCCGGCCCAGAAAGTCGGTAAGACCACCAAGGGCGAGACTGGCACCGAAAAAGCAATTCCTCCCCACGACGGATCCCACCAATACCAGGCCGCACATACTGAGAGACTCGATGAGACTGTGGACCCCATTTGGCGCGTTCCTGAGATCAGTGCGAAGTTTACAACACCGACTTTGCCGAGTCGACCTAGACCTAACCCAAAGCCTGTCATTAACAATGCAGTACGTTCGCAGTCTCCACCCGGTGCGAGCTCCGTTTGGGCTCTATCCGGTACAAGAAAGCGGGATACGGACGTAGTGAAGAAAATAAAGCAAAAGGGCAGCCCGAAGAGGCGGGTAAAACACCATTCTAGCCCTGATGCTGTCTGGGACTGGTCATTTGCTGATGCTCCAGATGGAAGCGAATCCGACGATCCATTACAGGAGGACTACGTACCCTCGCCCACGCCAAAGGACTCAGTCTACATTCGGGAGAAGCGCAAAGGCCCTTTCTCGGCGGGCGCTGCTCAAAAAAcctgcagcttctgcaaAAGGATCTTTTCTCGCAAAGCTTATGACATGCATTTGAAGGACGTGCTGGCGAATCCTGCAGACAACGAACATGACTCGGTAGAGCTCAAGAGACAGCTCGCCACAGTCACCGGCGACGGTACTACTGAGTCGGCGCCTGGTGCCACTAACAGAAGCCCTGCCCCTGCTGGACTCATTGTTAGGATTACAAACACACCTAGAGAACCAGACTCAGAAGCAGGTCAGAGGACGAACCACGAGTCGACGCCGACAGGAAGCAAACGCGCTAGGACAGTTCTTGGACCGCAGGAAGCCAGGCTGATTATCCAGATGCGACATATCCAGGGGATGAAGTGGAAGGAAATCTCGGACCACTTCCCACAAAAGAAACCAGCCAACATCCAAGCATGGCACCATGTTCACTGGAAACAACGCAAGGCGAATCCTCCTCGACTGTCCGGACCCTGGTCAAAGGCCGAACTCGAGAAATTGGAAATACTCAAGGACCAACCAGAGCTGACATGGCCTGGTATCCGTGCTGAGTTCCCGGGCCGCTTGCTTGCGGAGATTGAATTTAAGCTGTTGCAACTCTGGGCGGGCGATAACGTCTCACAGCCTCTGCGTTCTGCCAGTCCAGCAGACTAA
- a CDS encoding putative cysteine synthase cysF (transcript_id=CADANIAT00008139), whose translation MPDHSHIYIGSAFVAGVVLTIAFKDLFYPEIEERIRDYRARHSSKSYQNASVDSLAVRHGPPAIVDGIEGCIGNTPLLRIKSLSEATGCEILAKAEFLNGAGQSSKDRVALSMIELAEERGLMTPHSGDTIYEGTSGSTGISLATLARAKGYLAHICMPSDQAIEKSNLLLKLGAIVDRVPPAPIVEKDNFVNRARALAQAHTNSTASESSVGTASQRGRGYFADQFENEANWRAHYNGTGPEIYAQCNGSLDAFVAGAGTGGTISGVALYLKPRIPNMTVVVADPQGSGLYNRVRYGVMFDTKEKEGTRRRRQVDTIVEGIGINRVTANFEAGRELVDDAVRVTDAQALAMARWLVEKDGIFAGSSSAVNCFAAVKTALKLGPGHRIVTMLSDSGSRHLSRFWAKAGNVGGAVDTKLEDVLNAKEDQ comes from the exons ATGCCAGATCATTCGCATATCTACATTGGCTCTGCCTTCGTGGCAGGAGTTGTCCTGACTATAGCTTTCAAGGACCTATTCTACCCCGAGATCGAGGAACGCATCAGAGATTATCGCGCTCGGCATTCCTCAAAATCATACCAGAACGCCTCAGTGGATTCGTTAGCTGTGAGGCATGGGCCTCCAGCTATTGTAGATGGGATCGAGGGCTGTATTGGGAATACCCCTCTACTTCGAATCAAATCCCTGTCCGAAGCGACCGGGTGCGAAATCCTAGCGAAGGCTGAA TTTCTGAACGGCGCCGGTCAGAGCTCAAAGGATCGAGTAGCTCTGAGCATGATCGAATTG GCTGAGGAGAGGGGATTGATGACTCCGCATTCAGGAGATACGATCTACGAAGGAACATCTGGGTCGACAGGAATCTCATTGGCCACGCTAGCTAGGGCAAAGGGCTATCTTGCTCATAT TTGTATGCCATCAGACCAGGCTATCGAAAAGTCGAACTTACTCCTCAAACTAGGCGCAATAGTTGACCGCGTGCCTCCAGCACCTATAGTTGAGAAGGACAACTTCGTTAACCGGGCAAGAGCACTTGCGCAAGCACATACCAATTCGACAGCGTCAGAATCATCAGTTGGTACAGCCTCCCAAAGGGGAAGGGGTTACTTTGCGGACCAATTCGAGAACGAGGCGAACTGGCGAGCCCACTACAATGGCACCGGCCCGGAGATCTACGCCCAGTGCAATGGGTCCCTTGACGCCTTTGTTGCAGGGGCCGGGACCGGAGGCACAATCTCTGGCGTGGCTCTATATCTCAAGCCGAGGATCCCCAACATGACTGTGGTAGTAGCCGATCCCCAAGGTAGTGGGCTCTATAATCGGGTTCGTTACGGAGTTATGTTCGACACtaaggagaaggaagggACACGTCGTCGGAGGCAGGTTGATACTATCGTGGAAGGCATTGGGATCAACCGCGTTACCGCAAATTTCGAGGCGGGACGGGAACTTGTTGACGACGCTGTTAGGGTTACGGACGCGCAGGCACTGGCAATGGCTAGATGGCTTGTTGAAAAGGACGGCATCTTTGCGGGGAGTAGCAGTGCTGTCAACT GTTTCGCCGCCGTCAAAACTGCTTTGAAACTGGGGCCCGGCCACAGAATCGTCACAATGCTGTCTGATTCAGGCTCAAGACATCTCTCAAGGTTCTGGGCAAAAGCTGGGAATGTGGGCGGCGCTGTGGACACAAAGTTGGAGGACGTCCTGAATGCGAAAGAAGACCAATAG
- a CDS encoding beclin 1 (transcript_id=CADANIAT00008141) — protein sequence MYCQKCRTPLKLDGSLEALNPAAFDLLIGSTGKAVPDPSTGSSRLSYPQERRDLYDRVSKNASSPVYRRSIPAPRQSGGSSATPSRLGRGDSGNMSFVMLTESQLGPSHTIPGVNGDSASSKGKRASGVQGDDSGADNGSFAEQVERTCRLFEIISARSDIDHPICTECTDMLVEGLQQRLAEATKERDAYITFLRNLNSSVPTQEEVETAEKSLKETLEAEEAAYAELVALEKENAALDEEIARLEEESRQLDYEEEKFWRDRNAFSLVLADFQNERDALNMKYDHDSRQLERLQRTNVYNDAFCIGHDGYFGTINGLRLGRLANPSVEWPEINAAWGQTALLLATIAEKLNFQFQGYRLRPMGSMSRIDKIEYPRPSPAQSTVEGASNAHQPAAPKITSLDLFSSGDLPLHIPWLHRRFDAGMVAFLECLRQLGEFVEKTPVRSSRRDQAGAVLPGLKLPYAIKRDKIGDASIKLGFNQNDETWTRACKYTLTCCKFLLAHASNIASAGSTNSAAVTAATVAEQARVAPSPTNK from the exons ATGTATTGCCAGAAGTGTCGTACTCCGCTAAAACTGGACGGTTCCCTTGAAGCGCTCAATCCGGCCGCCTTTGACTTGCTTATCG GTTCTACAGGTAAAGCTGTGCCAGATCCCTCAACTGGATCATCTCGTCTCTCCTATCCCCAGGAGCGTCGGGATCTCTACGATCGTGTTTCGAAAAATGCATCATCCCCGGTATATCGGAGGTCGATTCCGGCGCCTAGACAGTCTGGCGGCAGTTCAGCTACACCGTCCAGGCTGGGGCGAGGAGATAGTGGCAATATGTCGTTTGTTATGCTGACAGAGTCCCAACTCGGCCCATCGCATACTATCCCTGGAGTAAATGGCGATAGCGCGTCGTCCAAGGGCAAACGTGCATCCGGGGTACAGGGCGACGATTCCGGCGCAGATAATGGGTCATTTGCGGAACAGGTTGAGCGAACCTGTCGTTTGTTTGAGATTATCTCGGCTCGTTCTGATATTGATCATCCGATTTGCACAGAATGTACGGATATGCTGGTCGAGGGGCTACAACAGCGGCTTGCGGAGGCGACGAAGGAGCGGGACGCATACATCACCTTTCTACGGAACCTGAACTCGTCGGTCCCAACacaggaggaggttgaaacAGCTGAGAAGTCTCTTAAAGAGACTTTGGAAGCCGAGGAGGCGGCATACGCAGAACTGGTTGCGTTGGAAAAGGAAAATGCTGCCTTGGACGAGGAGATTGCTCGGTTAGAAGAGGAGTCTCGCCAACTAGATTACGAAGAGGAAAAGTTTTGGCGCGATCGGAATGCGTTCTCGTTGGTGCTTGCTGATTTCCAGAATGAGCGGGATGCGTTGAATATGAAATATGACCACGACTCTCGCCAGCTGGAAAGACTGCAGCGAACCAATGTTTACAATGATGCCTTCTGTATTGGCCATGACGGCTATTTTGGAACAATCAACGGCCTCCGACTCGGCCGCCTGGCAAACCCTTCGGTCGAATGGCCTGAGATAAACGCTGCCTGGGGCCAGactgcgctgctgctggctaCCATAGCGGAGAAACTGAACTTTCAGTTCCAGGGGTACCGGCTGCGGCCGATGGGCTCGATGTCCAGAATCGATAAGATCGAGTATCCGCGACCGTCACCGGCGCAATCGACCGTTGAAGGAGCTAGCAATGCCCATCAACCAGCGGCACCCAAGATCACCAGCCTTGATCTGTTCTCCTCAGGCGACCTGCCGCTCCATATCCCATGGCTTCACCGCCGGTTCGATGCAGGAATGGTGGCCTTTCTGGAATGTCTACGTCAACTGGGGGAGTTTGTGGAAAAAACACCCGTACGCTCGAGTCGCCGGGACCAGGCCGGAGCTGTCCTGCCCGGTTTGAAGTTGCCATACGCTATCAAACGAGATAAGATTGGCGATGCCAGTATCAAGCTTGGGTTCAACCAAAACGACGAGACCTGGACGCGCGCCTGCAAGTATACCTTGACGTGTTGTAAATTCTTGTTGGCCCATGCTAGCAACATTGCTAGCGCAGGCTCGACCAACTCAGCCGCTGTGACAGCAGCAACCGTTGCCGAGCAAGCCAGAGTGGCGCCCAGTCCTACTAACAAATAG
- a CDS encoding indolepyruvate decarboxylase family protein (transcript_id=CADANIAT00008143), whose translation MAIRTGAQIIARSLRDLGVTVIFGIVGIPVVEIAEEAINLGIRFVAFRNEQACSYAASVYGYMTGQPGVCLVVGGPGVLHALAGIGNSSANNFPLLVLAGSAETSAVTKGAFQELDAISLLTPHTKFAARASSLDFIPDAIKNAYRTCWYGRPGPTFIDLPADIIQGKLTSQFELPKPENLLVSAPPKASGDPALILKATQLLKAASAPLIIVGKGAAYARAELGIRKLVDQTQVPFLPTPMGKGVVPDSHPLNASSARSAALKHADVVLVLGARLNWILHFGEPPKWSPKVKIIQVDICAEEIGRNAGTSELGILGDISLVVDQFRASLSSWKYSSSAKFPLLLAESAKKNEDKAQKAALRQTPAGKPLTYQRAYHIIKTALNALTPVEDGNIVYVSEGANTMDISRSIFPLYHPRQRLDAGTYATMGVGMGYIVAAHEAFNANPGASTSRPKKIVAFEGDSAFGFSAMEIETLARYRIPALIFVINNSGIYHGDSISKEDWKTLQNQTVANDTKTSESDSGTNAKTKGLRSTSLLYETRYEMLATMCGGKGYFVKSEEELERATKEGFVSDTVTIVNVIVEPGIGKEIGFAWQNQGKESKPKL comes from the exons ATGGCTATCAGAACAGGGGCACAGATTATCGCGCGCAGTCTGCGCGATCTAGGGGTCACTGTGATTTTCGGCATCGTCGGCATCCCCGTCGTCGAAATCGCAGAAGAGGCCATCAACCTAGGGATCCGATTCGTGGCATTCCGGAACGAGCAAGCCTGCAGCTATGCAGCCAGCGTCTATGGATATATGACAGGGCAGCCTGGAGTTTGTCTTGTCGTTGGGGGCCCTGGAGTTCTCCATGCGTTGGCCGGA ATTGGAAATTCCTCCGCGAACAACTTCCCTCTTCTCGTGCTTGCTGGATCAGCCGAGACCAGTGCTGTCACGAAGGGCGCCTTTCAGGAGCTGGACGCCATTTCCCTCTTAACCCCTCACACGAAGTTCGCCGCGCGCGCCTCATCACTCGACTTCATCCCGGATGCTATTAAGAATGCCTACCGGACGTGCTGGTATGGTCGGCCAGGCCCTACATTTATAGATCTACCGGCCGATATCATCCAAGGGAAACTGACTTCGCAGTTTGAACTACCGAAACCTGAGAACCTGCTCGTATCGGCACCACCCAAGGCAAGCGGTGATCCAGCATTGATATTGAAGGCTACTCAATTGCTGAAGGCTGCTAGCGCTCCGCTCATCATTGTCGGTAAGGGTGCCGCATATGCGCGCGCAGAGCTCGGAATTCGGAAATTAGTCGACCAGACACAGGTTCCGTTCTTGCCTACACCCATGGGTAAGGGTGTAGTTCCGGACTCACACCCCCTGAACGCATCCAGCGCGCGAAGTGCCGCATTGAAACATGCGGATGTCGTTCTCGTTCTGGGAGCGCGGCTTAACTGGATCCTGCATTTTGGTGAGCCGCCGAAATGGTCTCCTAAAGTGAAGATAATCCAGGTCGACATCTGCGCGGAGGAGATCGGGCGGAACGCTGGGACATCAGAGCTTGGGATCCTAGGAGATATAAGTCTAGTTGTGGATCAATTCAGGGCATCTCTTTCTAGCTGGAAATACTCGTCCTCAGCGAAGTTCCCATTGCTTCTCGCCGAATcagccaagaagaatgaagacAAGGCTCAAAAGGCTGCCCTTAGACAAACGCCCGCCGGCAAGCCACTTACCTATCAACGAGCCTACCACATCATCAAAACAGCACTTAATGCCTTGACACCCGTCGAGGATGGAAATATTGTTTACGTCTCTGAAGGTGCCAACACGATGGACATCTCccgctccatcttcccgcTCTACCACCCCCGCCAGCGTCTCGATGCAGGCACGTACGCCACAATGGGCGTGGGAATGGGTTATATTGTCGCCGCGCACGAAGCATTCAATGCTAACCCCGGAGCAAGCACATCCCGCCCCAAGAAAATTGTCGCCTTCGAAGGCGACAGTGCGTTCGGCTTCAGCGCGATGGAAATCGAAACGCTCGCCCGGTACCGTATCCCAGCACTGATCTTCGTCATTAATAATTCGGGCATCTACCACGGTGACAGTATCTCGAAGGAGGACTGGAAGACACTTCAGAATCAAACCGTGGCCAACGACACCAAAACATCCGAGTCTGACTCTGGAACTAATGCTAAAACTAAGGGTCTGCGCTCGACTAGTCTGCTCTATGAGACGAGGTATGAGATGCTTGCTACAATGTGTGGTGGGAAGGGGTATTTCGTAaagagcgaggaagagctggagagagCCACGAAAGAGGGCTTCGTGAGTGATACCGTTACAATAGTGAATGTCATTGTTGAGCCCGGGATTGGGAAGGAGATTGGTTTTGCGTGGCAGAATCAGggcaaagaaagcaagcCAAAGCTGTAA
- a CDS encoding class I SAM-dependent methyltransferase (transcript_id=CADANIAT00008138) — MDSPVLNQLFRQLFRHPACQSVRPSPSSHTFRLSRSQQQCRPFLTRRSAAKRKSTDDGLNWTKRGDYPKNIDEELKTYPLMAAKDLRHRQDRPRQVQMLTREFIDDSLYNPHYGYFSKHATIFSPGEPFDFNNIEDGPAFHRLLGERYTEFEDMLDEKQPDEARQLWHTPTELFRPYYGETIARYLVSNYKLTLYPYHDLIIYEMGAGNGTMMINILDFIRDTDYEVYQRTKFRIIEISPALAGLQMKNLTDSLYAAGHLDHVEIINKSIFEWDTYVHSPCFFLALEVFDNFAHDAIRYDTKTEMPQQGGVLIDGDGEFHEFWTPKLDPLASRFLRVRQAAARREFPSPLGPRLARQIRGTLPFQKPYTMPEYIPTRLMQFFDILDNYFPGHRLLASDFSSLPDAIPGINAPVVQTRYKRRTVPVSTPFVHQGYFDIFFPTDFNVVEDIYRAITGKLTQVASHEDFVRRWAYVEDTETRSGENPLLTWYKNASMLMTV; from the exons ATGGACTCTCCAGTCCTTAATCAGCTGTTTCGACAGCTCTTCCGTCACCCAGCCTGTCAATCCGTCCGCCCTTCGCCCTCATCCCACACGTTTCGCCTATCGCGATCTCAACAACAGTGCCGACCGTTCCTTACGCGTAGGTCGGCGGCCAAGCGCAAGAGTACCGACGATGGCTTGAATTGGACAAAACGAGGGGATTACCCGAAGAATATAGACGAGGAATTGAAAACATATCCGTTGATGGCAGCGAAAGATCTGCGCCATCGGCAGGACCGGCCACGCCAGGTACAGATGCTAACAAGAGAATTCATTGACG ACAGTTTATATAATCCGCATTACGGCTACTTTTCCAAGCACGCGACCATCTTTAGCCCCGGGGAGCCGTTCGATTTCAACAATATCGAAGATGGGCCGGCCTTCCACAGGCTGTTAGGGGAGCGCTATACCGAATTTGAAGATATGCTAGATGAAAAGCAGCCGGATGAGGCCCGCCAGTTATGGCATACGCCGACCGAGCTGTTCCGGCCTTATTATGGAGAGACAATTGCCCGCTATCTCGTGTCTAACTATAAACTGACGCTCTATCCTTACCATGACCTCATCATATACGAAATGGGCGCAGGAAACGGAACAATGATGATTAAcatcctcgacttcatccGCGATACAGACTACGAGGTCTATCAGCGAACCAAATTCCGCATCATTGAGATTTCGCCGGCTCTGGCTGGGCTTCAAATGAAGAATTTGACTGACTCTCTTTACGCTGCTGGTCATTTGGACCACGTCGAAATTATCAACAAGTCTATTTTTGAATGGGACACCTACGTGCACTCCCcgtgcttcttcctcgcgcTTGAAGTGTTTGACAACTTTGCCCACGACGCAATTCGATATGATACCAAGACAGAAATGCCACAGCAGGGTGGAGTACTGATTGACGGAGACGGCGAATTCCATGAGTTCTGGACCCCCAAGCTGGACCCTCTTGCATCTCGATTCCTGCGTGTTCGTCAAGCCGCAGCCCGGCGTGAGTTCCCCAGTCCGCTGGGACCGCGACTCGCACGACAAATCCGCGGGACCTTGCCATTCCAAAAACCTTACACGATGCCTGAGTATATTCCCACTCGACTGATGCAATTCTTCGACATCCTTGACAACTACTTCCCTGGCCACCGACTCCTAGCAAGTGACTTCAGCAGCCTTCCAGATGCTATTCCGGGAATCAATGCGCCGGTAGTACAAACACGATACAAGAGGAGAACAGTTCCAGTCTCCACACCTTTC GTGCATCAGGGCTAtttcgatatcttctttCCCACGGATTTCAATGTTGTCGAGGACATCTACCGAGCGATCACTGGAAAGCTAACACAAGTGGCCAGCCACGAAGATTTCGTTCGACGCTGGGCGTACGTCGAAGACACGGAAACCAGGAGTGGCGAGAACCCGCTTCTGACGTGGTATAAGAATGCTAGCATGTTGATGACCGTCTAG
- a CDS encoding putative acetamidase (transcript_id=CADANIAT00008137) yields the protein MTEPHWKSIAHQKRLTQLQSIPSPWRLSSSSISSTSPKSPIEIIQTCGILSPQELRWTEVNDITELVCLLASRSVTSVQLTTAFCKRAAVAQQLTGCLTEIFFDRALQRAKFLDEEFERTGKVTGPLHGVPVSIKDRFDVEGFDTTIGWVGLANKPAAKSDSVVQLLESMGAVLYVKTNVPQSLMMSDSYNHVFGQSVNAFNTKLISGGSSGGEGALVGAGGSVLGIGTDIGGSIRVPSNLQGLYSLCPTTGRIPWNCSFMHQHYLVPPVAGPMARSVSTIEYFMQSLLDSNPWNLDPGCIPIPWRRETAAFPDPTRKLKLGIVYDDGVVRPQPPVMRLMRELARELTNAGHEVVEWDTSLHRTGTTLWTRSILADGGYHCRQLCSLVDEPLIQGMVVGTSADELSSVEKEKLEEEKYAFQESYLAQWVASGIDALLLPVTPWLGYKPKQWVQSNQWLGYTALFNLLNYAAVTAPIGKADGELDHPVAGIDNEWKGYAPRNKADRFNYDQYDIDLVKGMPVTVQIVGGRYGEEKAVAVAKVVDTLFGR from the exons ATGACGGAACCTCACTGGAAATCTATCGCGCATCAAAAACGCCTCACCCAACTGCAATCTATCCCGTCTCCCTGGCGactttcctcttccagcatcTCAAGTACCAGCCCTAAAAGCCCCATAGAAATAATCCAAACTTGTGGCATTCTCTCTCCGCAAGAACTTCGATGGACAGAAGTGAACGATATAACAGAGCTTGTCTGCCTTCTTGCCTCGCGCTCGGTGACCTCTGTGCAGCTGACTACGGCATTCTGTAAACGTGCCGCTGTCGCGCAGCAATTGACGGGCTGTCTAACAGAGATATTCTTCGATCGGGCGCTCCAGAGGGCAAAGTTTTTAGATGAGGAATTTGAAAGGACGGGGAAAGTGACGGGGCCATTGCATGGAGTGCCGGTCTCTATCAAGGACCGGTTTGATGTTGAGGGTTTTGATACTACTATTG GTTGGGTAGGACTGGCGAATAAACCTGCTGCAAAGTCGGACTCTGTtgtccagctcctggagTCTATGGGAGCTGTCCTATATGTCAAGACTAATGTTCCTCAATCATTGATG ATGTCTGATTCCTACAACCACGTCTTTGGCCAATCCGTCAATGCCTTCAATACCAAGCTAATCTCAGGTGGTAGCTCCGGAGGCGAAGGCGCGCTTGTCGGCGCAGGAGGAAGTGTCCTCGGAATAGGGACGGACATTGGAGGTTCGATCCGCGTGCCATCGAACCTCCAGGGGCTGTATTCGCTCTGTCCGACGACGGGGCGCATCCCGTGGAATTGTTCTTT CATGCACCAACACTATCTCGTCCCACCCGTCGCAGGCCCCATGGCTAGAAGCGTCTCGACTATCGAATACTTTATGCAGAGTCTCCTAGACTCCAACCCATGGAATCTCGATCCTGGATGTATTCCCATTCCGTGGCGGAGAGAAACAGCAGCGTTTCCGGATCCGACGAGAAAGCTGAAACTAGGTATTGTCTATGATGACGGCGTCGTACGGCCACAGCCTCCTGTGATGCGGCTCATGCGGGAGCTTGCAAGGGAGTTGACGAATGCCGGTCATGAAG TAGTTGAATGGGACACGTCTCTTCATAGAACCGGCACAACCCTCTGGACTAGgtccatcctcgccgatgGCGGATACCACTGCCGGCAGCTTTGCTCGCTCGTCGATGAGCCCCTAATTCAGGGTATGGTCGTTGGCACATCAGCAGACGAGCTCTCGAGtgtggagaaggaaaaa ctcgaagaagaaaaatacGCCTTTCAAGAATCCTACCTAGCTCAATGGGTCGCCAGTGGCATTGAcgccctcctccttcccgtTACACCCTGGTTGGGGTATAAACCGAAGCAGTGGGTGCAGAGCAACCAGTGGCTCGGCTATACGGCGCTGTTCAACCTACTCAATTATGCAGCTGTCACTGCTCCCATCGGGAAAGCGGATGGGGAGCTTGATCATCCAGTTGCTGGAATTGATAATGAGTGGAAGGGCTATGCGCCGAGGAATAAAGCGGATCGCTTTAATTATGATCAGT ATGATATCGATCTGGTCAAGGGGATGCCAGTGACTGTCCAGATTGTAGGGGGAAGGTatggggaggagaaggcggttGCAGTTGCGAAGGTTGTGGATACGCTTTTTGGGCGTTAG
- a CDS encoding uncharacterized protein (transcript_id=CADANIAT00008142) has translation MLRDLLRDLVKFVPWAALLPLVRAEGTVQDLWNSPQYPDYTTNYTAGTTIEISWQHALSYQFQYFCESCDVTNVDLWVTGSSYTRKLEAGMNVNETTSYEWTINLDNADVEASTQWTFRFLPADVSWGDNQEEISSARFNLLPRSDSSSTTTSSTSTSTSSSTTATSNPNATPTTDSATDGESSSTENHNDGLSTGAKAGIGVGVSAGAIILAALAFLLWRRIKALPSTNAVGPEGPNGGYSQVHQGYFADPPMVKAAPVPASGVVAPMSELAGDHAGEMDAGADARRPPVELDGSELYSHHGR, from the exons ATGCTTCGGGATCTGCTCCGGGATCTTGTCAAATTTGTCCCTTGGGCGGCACTATTGCCGCTTGTAAGGGCCGAAGGGACTGTGCAGGATCTTTGGAACTCTCCGCAATATCCAGACTATACCACGAATTACACGGCCGGGACAACGATCGAGATCAGCTGGCAGCATGCACTCTCATATCAATTCCAATACTTCTGCGAGAGCTGCGATGTCACGAATGTGGATCTGTGGGTGACGGGGAGTAGTTATACTCGCAAGCTTGAGG CTGGCATGAACGTCAATGAAACAACAAGCTACGAATGGACCATCAACCTAGACAATGCGGACGTTGAGGCCTCAACACAATGGACATTCCGGTTCCTCCCCGCCGATGTTTCCTGGGGCGACAACCAGGAGGAAATCTCCTCTGCCAGGTTTAACCTCCTACCCAGATCAGACAGCTCTTCAACAACCacttcttcaacctccacatccacatcttcctcaacgacagCCACCTCTAACCCCAATGCAACGCCCACCACCGACAGCGCAACTGACGGTGAAAGCTCTAGCACAGAAAATCACAACGATGGTCTCTCCACTGGTGCCAAAGCCGGtatcggcgtcggcgttAGCGCAGGCGCCATAATCCTTGCCGCCCttgccttcctcctctggcGACGCATCAAAGCCTTACCAAGCACCAATGCTGTTGGGCCCGAAGGCCCCAATGGAGGATACAGCCAGGTTCACCAGGGATACTTTGCTGATCCACCAATGGTCAAGGCTGCCCCTGTACCTGCATCTGGTGTGGTTGCTCCGATGTCCGAATTGGCAGGAGACCATGCGGGAGAGATGGATGCAGGTGCTGATGCTCGGCGACCGCCTGTTGAGTTGGACGGAAGTGAGCTTTATTCACATCATGGGCGGTAG